From Paenibacillus graminis, a single genomic window includes:
- a CDS encoding DUF4097 family beta strand repeat-containing protein, whose protein sequence is MHRTWRLMIVGCLLLVTACSKGEETSSTQKLELEAGKLTKLVIDNRNGEIEVNGTDTDTIEVTAVVTAKGISMDKLKLKLRAEGAAAYLDASFGSQMLAMGSGAVDLKITLPRELAVELDSHRDGKLKVADLSAPLEVDNVNGDLEVIDTKGPVTLTNRDGDITVRNIDADVNIHNINGHIAVTQVEGSVEAAVGDGSLELDHITGDAVISQTGNGEIQLGAIGGNVSRK, encoded by the coding sequence ATGCACCGGACCTGGAGATTAATGATCGTAGGCTGCCTGCTGCTAGTAACCGCTTGCAGCAAGGGCGAAGAAACATCGTCAACGCAGAAGCTTGAACTGGAGGCTGGCAAGCTGACGAAGCTGGTCATAGATAACCGCAACGGAGAAATTGAAGTAAACGGCACAGACACGGATACGATTGAGGTCACCGCCGTGGTCACCGCCAAAGGCATTAGTATGGATAAATTGAAGCTGAAGCTGCGGGCAGAAGGGGCTGCTGCTTATCTGGATGCTTCCTTTGGCAGTCAGATGCTGGCTATGGGTTCGGGAGCTGTGGATCTGAAGATTACACTTCCGCGTGAACTCGCTGTGGAACTGGATTCGCATAGAGACGGCAAACTTAAGGTTGCTGATCTCTCGGCTCCGCTGGAGGTGGATAACGTGAACGGAGATTTAGAGGTAATCGACACCAAAGGCCCGGTAACGCTCACCAACCGGGACGGCGATATTACCGTCCGCAATATTGATGCGGATGTTAATATCCATAATATCAATGGACATATTGCAGTAACCCAGGTAGAAGGTTCGGTTGAGGCTGCTGTCGGAGACGGGTCCCTGGAGCTGGATCACATTACAGGCGATGCCGTGATTTCCCAGACCGGGAACGGTGAAATTCAGCTTGGGGCCATTGGCGGAAACGTAAGCCGAAAATAG
- a CDS encoding stalk domain-containing protein, translating to MDKRNAALLSLLTLSLYSSGVVHADARPQAEARAISVYLDGQRIQSGVQPLNLNGTVLVPMRGLFEAQGAKLSWNNADKTVTAIKADTTLTYRMGAGTAELNGQTLSLAVPGQIAENTAMIPLRFVSEALGNKVDWVPGTQSVQISSGIIYETSILHGVNLRSLPDAKSDPVSPELLSAGTKVHVVSVVDALWLKVVTGNNRTGYISAKPKYTDYTSGSLTDKQAEALIAYGKTFLGTPYEFGASPDQTATFDCSSFVKRVFEDTLSIELPRVSFDQAKEGKEVGLDGLRPGDLLFFSARGLDIGHVAIYAGNNQILHTYSTKLNVHMEAFDGQWRTRFVTARRIL from the coding sequence ATGGATAAGCGCAATGCTGCACTTCTGTCTCTGCTAACCCTTTCACTCTATTCCTCCGGCGTTGTCCATGCGGATGCCCGGCCGCAGGCCGAAGCCCGGGCGATCTCCGTCTACCTGGACGGCCAGCGGATTCAATCCGGGGTCCAGCCGCTGAATCTAAACGGTACAGTGTTAGTACCGATGCGCGGATTATTTGAAGCGCAAGGGGCCAAGCTGTCCTGGAACAACGCGGATAAAACGGTCACCGCAATTAAGGCGGATACCACGCTTACGTACCGGATGGGAGCGGGAACTGCCGAGCTGAACGGGCAGACACTAAGTCTGGCGGTTCCCGGCCAAATTGCCGAGAACACGGCAATGATCCCGCTGCGCTTCGTCAGTGAAGCCTTGGGCAATAAGGTAGACTGGGTACCCGGCACCCAATCCGTGCAAATCTCCTCCGGGATTATCTATGAAACCTCGATTCTCCATGGAGTCAACCTCCGCAGCTTACCGGATGCGAAGAGCGATCCCGTAAGTCCGGAACTGCTCTCCGCAGGTACGAAGGTACATGTGGTGAGCGTTGTCGATGCCCTGTGGTTGAAGGTGGTGACCGGGAACAACCGGACGGGATACATCTCAGCCAAACCGAAATATACCGATTACACCAGCGGCTCCCTTACAGATAAGCAAGCGGAGGCTCTGATCGCTTACGGTAAGACCTTCCTCGGCACGCCGTATGAATTTGGCGCTTCACCTGACCAGACCGCAACCTTCGACTGCTCCTCCTTTGTGAAGCGCGTATTCGAGGATACCTTGTCCATCGAGCTCCCCCGTGTATCCTTTGACCAGGCGAAGGAAGGCAAGGAGGTCGGGCTGGACGGGCTGCGTCCGGGTGACCTGTTGTTCTTCAGCGCACGCGGTTTGGACATCGGCCATGTAGCGATATACGCCGGGAATAATCAGATCCTGCATACATACTCCACCAAACTTAACGTGCATATGGAGGCCTTCGACGGGCAGTGGAGGACGCGGTTCGTAACCGCCCGCAGAATTTTATAG
- a CDS encoding amino acid permease, with protein MAPQELKRDLENRHVQLIAIGGTIGTGLFLGSGKAIQLAGPSIIFAYLIVGIAVFFVMRALGELLLSKAGYQSFTDIAEDYLGPRAAFVTGWTYWFCWIMTAMADIIAVGVYVQYWFDIPQWVPAVICLIILLGLNLLTVKNFGELEFWFALIKVVTILALIAIGAILLVIGFKTDAGTVTLSNIWTHGGVFPNGISGFLLSFQMVVFAFVGVELVGVSAAETSNPEKSIPSAINKIPLRILFFYVGAIIALLSINAWTELNPAESPFVKTFSLVGIPIAAGIINFVVLTSAASACNSGMFSTSRILYNLSRNEQAPSHFAKLNKNHVPSNALLISTLVLSVGALLSKLIPETAFGIVTTISAICFIWVWGVILVCHLRYKKTKPELQAGSKFKAPLTPFINYVVLALFAAILIIMLFAEETRPALLLTPLWFILLFVLFTVNRRKREKTNIQGFEPMEG; from the coding sequence TTGGCACCACAAGAACTAAAGAGGGATTTAGAGAATCGGCATGTTCAGCTCATTGCCATTGGCGGGACCATCGGCACCGGATTGTTTTTAGGATCGGGTAAAGCGATACAGCTGGCAGGGCCATCCATCATCTTTGCTTATCTAATCGTGGGTATTGCCGTTTTTTTTGTGATGAGGGCATTGGGAGAACTTCTGTTGTCTAAAGCAGGTTATCAATCGTTTACAGACATTGCCGAAGACTATCTTGGGCCGCGGGCGGCGTTTGTAACCGGATGGACCTATTGGTTTTGTTGGATCATGACGGCTATGGCTGACATTATCGCTGTTGGGGTATATGTCCAGTACTGGTTTGATATCCCGCAATGGGTCCCTGCCGTCATCTGTTTAATCATTTTATTAGGACTCAACTTATTAACTGTAAAAAATTTCGGCGAATTGGAATTTTGGTTTGCCTTAATCAAGGTAGTGACTATTCTCGCATTGATTGCCATCGGAGCCATTTTGCTGGTGATTGGATTCAAAACAGATGCCGGCACAGTGACGCTCAGTAATATTTGGACACATGGGGGAGTATTCCCGAACGGAATTTCAGGCTTCCTGCTTTCCTTTCAAATGGTTGTGTTCGCCTTTGTCGGTGTGGAACTGGTGGGGGTATCGGCAGCGGAAACTTCCAATCCGGAAAAAAGCATTCCGTCGGCGATTAATAAAATTCCTTTGCGAATTCTATTTTTCTACGTGGGTGCGATTATTGCCCTATTATCCATCAACGCATGGACGGAGCTTAATCCGGCAGAAAGCCCTTTTGTAAAAACATTCAGTTTAGTGGGGATTCCCATTGCCGCAGGCATTATTAACTTTGTCGTATTAACTTCAGCCGCGTCTGCCTGCAACAGCGGGATGTTCTCCACAAGCCGAATTCTATATAATTTGAGCAGAAATGAGCAGGCCCCCTCCCATTTTGCCAAGCTGAATAAAAACCATGTGCCAAGCAACGCTTTGCTCATATCTACGCTTGTCTTATCCGTTGGCGCTCTTTTGAGCAAGCTGATTCCGGAAACTGCCTTTGGAATCGTGACAACCATTAGTGCCATTTGTTTCATCTGGGTCTGGGGTGTCATTCTAGTCTGTCATTTGCGGTATAAGAAAACCAAACCCGAATTGCAGGCCGGATCAAAATTTAAAGCTCCGCTGACACCCTTTATTAATTATGTCGTCCTTGCGTTGTTTGCTGCAATCCTCATTATTATGCTGTTTGCTGAAGAAACGCGTCCGGCCTTATTGCTGACACCGCTATGGTTTATTCTATTGTTTGTTTTGTTTACGGTGAATAGAAGAAAGAGGGAAAAAACAAATATCCAAGGTTTTGAACCTATGGAAGGATAG
- a CDS encoding peptidoglycan DD-metalloendopeptidase family protein: MNKRPESFAAPTQNTAQTKAAASPETSTRGPQDVQPEHLAEALLSGNYSGIYKRFSPEFKQQISEAEVAEMGSAFIQGVTAFNPSTVMLLNGSEQRVWTSGAGDKGIFAVFDDSGTILGLNITGLSAYPDSDNALTKTAMALPFQGEWLVFWGGSNVLNNYHYEYASQRYAYDFVQAAGGFSYEGDPLDNESYYTFGQNITAPADGVVTGVVNDIPDNTPVGVTNEKEPAGNVVVIDHGGEYSFLAHLKQGSVTVKKGDSVKTGDVIGKAGNSGNSSEPHLHYQVSDGADLFSSRSLNIRWKDNLQPLKGQTVALKPHTQP, translated from the coding sequence ATGAATAAACGCCCGGAGTCATTTGCAGCCCCCACACAAAACACGGCGCAGACTAAGGCGGCTGCATCACCAGAAACCAGTACCCGCGGACCACAGGATGTACAGCCGGAGCATTTGGCCGAGGCTCTGTTAAGCGGGAATTACAGCGGAATTTATAAGCGGTTTAGTCCTGAATTTAAGCAGCAAATCAGCGAAGCAGAGGTTGCGGAAATGGGTTCGGCCTTCATACAGGGGGTTACAGCCTTTAACCCGTCCACGGTCATGCTGCTGAACGGCAGTGAACAGCGGGTATGGACTAGCGGGGCGGGCGATAAGGGGATCTTTGCTGTCTTCGATGATTCAGGTACGATTCTCGGTCTGAACATTACGGGGTTGTCCGCCTATCCCGATTCCGATAACGCACTGACCAAAACCGCCATGGCCCTGCCTTTCCAAGGGGAGTGGCTAGTATTCTGGGGTGGCAGCAACGTATTGAACAACTACCACTATGAGTACGCAAGCCAGCGGTATGCTTATGACTTCGTGCAGGCGGCCGGTGGTTTCTCATACGAAGGAGATCCGCTGGACAATGAGAGCTACTATACGTTTGGGCAGAATATCACTGCCCCCGCTGACGGAGTCGTTACCGGAGTCGTAAACGACATTCCCGACAATACGCCTGTTGGCGTCACGAATGAAAAAGAGCCCGCCGGCAATGTGGTGGTCATTGACCACGGCGGGGAATACAGCTTTCTGGCCCATCTGAAGCAAGGCTCGGTCACCGTAAAGAAAGGCGATTCGGTCAAAACAGGCGATGTGATCGGGAAGGCTGGCAATTCCGGCAACTCCAGCGAGCCGCATTTGCACTACCAGGTATCGGACGGAGCCGACCTGTTCAGCTCCCGTTCCCTGAATATCCGGTGGAAAGATAACCTCCAGCCGCTAAAGGGGCAGACTGTTGCGCTCAAACCACATACTCAGCCATAA
- a CDS encoding sensor histidine kinase: MKIRRRLTLRFVLHSAIAGLVVLLIAAVTVYWVLMRLSEISLSDNFPSVGLQRLVESSKLGEEGIVFDRKLLELVKHNKGWLQSLDENGKVEKSYNKPSDVPVQYNPGELAAYWRLQKEFPYDVYLWIQEKHGRVYTLLYGVPKAVEPLLQALREEHSSYMDGRLILPEKIGSRIRALGGYVQLLDLEGRELAALNRPESIPDTYTVQELTLRLKYPERYDSRMDFAYDENTGKTWVVGVPNKTEGRSSKNPLISAELRIVLTGIAGMLGATLLIFALLSFLNALRFGAPMFHMLAWLDSLGRGTYDEPADRNGRPRSRLSSGKWRRRYSTFAEVMLSMDQLAVILRRDEERRRQTETLREEWITGITHDLKTPLSSIKGYAHLLAEDAYDWSPEEVRKFSAIMLEKSAHMDTLISDLAMTYRQRSGIHAPQMEEVEMDAWLGNALIQAAANPEYGEGRIIYQSPDKKITASIYRPWMERVVGNLTANALLHNSSDTQLTVILSERADGGLTIIFRDNGQGMEDQTAANLFERYYRGGDSASTTNGSGLGMAISKGLVEAMGGQITVSSAPGKGTEIRLCWDAPK, encoded by the coding sequence ATGAAGATAAGAAGGCGGCTCACGCTTAGATTCGTGCTGCATTCGGCCATTGCCGGACTGGTAGTGCTGCTCATTGCGGCAGTAACCGTCTATTGGGTACTGATGCGGCTGTCGGAGATCAGTCTTTCCGATAATTTTCCTTCGGTTGGTTTACAGCGGCTGGTTGAATCCTCTAAGTTAGGCGAGGAAGGGATAGTCTTTGACCGGAAGCTTCTGGAGCTAGTGAAGCACAATAAAGGCTGGCTGCAGAGTCTGGACGAAAACGGAAAGGTGGAGAAATCCTACAACAAGCCTTCCGATGTTCCCGTGCAGTACAATCCGGGGGAGCTGGCCGCATATTGGAGGCTGCAAAAGGAGTTTCCTTATGACGTCTACCTCTGGATTCAGGAGAAACACGGCAGAGTGTACACACTTCTCTATGGAGTACCAAAGGCGGTAGAGCCATTGCTGCAGGCGCTGAGAGAAGAACACTCCTCCTACATGGATGGCAGGCTTATCCTCCCCGAAAAGATAGGGAGCAGGATTCGGGCACTGGGAGGGTACGTCCAGCTGCTGGATCTGGAGGGCCGCGAGCTGGCAGCGCTCAACCGGCCGGAATCGATTCCGGACACCTACACTGTACAAGAGCTTACTTTGCGTTTGAAATATCCCGAGAGATACGATTCCCGGATGGATTTTGCCTATGATGAGAATACCGGGAAGACCTGGGTGGTAGGGGTGCCTAACAAGACAGAGGGGCGTTCATCCAAAAACCCGCTGATCTCTGCAGAATTGCGCATTGTGCTGACCGGAATTGCCGGGATGCTGGGGGCGACCCTGCTGATCTTTGCGCTGCTGTCTTTCTTGAATGCACTCCGCTTCGGGGCGCCTATGTTCCACATGCTGGCTTGGCTCGATTCCCTCGGGCGGGGGACTTATGACGAGCCCGCAGACCGCAATGGCCGCCCGCGCAGCCGGCTCAGTTCAGGCAAATGGAGGCGGCGTTATTCTACCTTTGCTGAAGTCATGCTGTCCATGGATCAGCTGGCTGTCATTCTGCGGCGTGACGAGGAGCGGCGGCGGCAGACGGAAACACTGCGGGAAGAATGGATTACCGGCATCACCCATGACCTCAAAACCCCTCTGTCCTCCATAAAAGGCTACGCCCATTTGCTTGCGGAGGATGCTTATGACTGGTCCCCTGAAGAAGTCCGCAAATTCTCTGCCATCATGCTGGAGAAGTCGGCCCATATGGATACGCTGATCAGTGATTTGGCTATGACGTACCGGCAGAGATCGGGGATTCATGCCCCGCAAATGGAAGAGGTGGAGATGGATGCATGGCTGGGGAATGCCTTGATCCAGGCTGCAGCCAATCCGGAGTATGGAGAGGGGCGGATTATTTATCAATCCCCTGACAAAAAAATTACAGCCAGCATCTACCGGCCTTGGATGGAAAGGGTAGTCGGCAATTTAACCGCCAATGCCCTGCTGCACAATTCTTCGGACACACAGCTTACTGTGATACTAAGCGAGAGGGCTGACGGCGGGCTGACGATTATTTTCCGGGACAATGGCCAGGGGATGGAAGATCAGACGGCGGCGAATTTATTCGAACGGTATTACCGCGGGGGAGACTCGGCTTCCACAACCAACGGGTCCGGCCTGGGTATGGCAATCTCCAAAGGACTGGTTGAAGCTATGGGCGGACAGATCACCGTAAGCTCCGCACCCGGTAAAGGAACGGAGATCCGGCTTTGCTGGGATGCCCCTAAGTAG
- a CDS encoding cytoplasmic protein, protein MNNTIYLRRANKLIINEGKGPDRLPKAHLATAIKNMETLGFTFSRPLIRALCTLSKEQFEAVYDQMIADLRVMAGAHVKYCPMYPAFPMQVMQADDAELYLNAVYHYLTLDLPEHGAADRPALLDQINLKVIDLGSAAELHALISQLIQAKGSISETDKQDIDTVLESADPDAIHEILPSEIPFKENAGFVAASLLKHEKANVEQIGQYFTTATDVLRLAVAWSDGDVSLAEATRFRKFKRRERRLLLGLLERCHPITEDMLRYKERWIRLGEILHPSEYKHRYMRCEEAFAILRNNKPFTTFNGSVELAFQYRQIWTLIDLLMQRPGEFARRLDQLLRSTEYTEYVVLAFGEVANQVSTPVLLQVQNHFARRHEPHELRVFFPKGNVAKAFAVPDTLPEIDEAACQDLVQLCERVLIERFSLLPPLGRVYVDERLQDYHVPFSQRSASKALHTIVRGSRVPMMEGDTVRFFSWWKEGTVNGTPTGRVDIDLSAVLYDHNWQYVEHISYTNLRSSKYKAVHSGDIVSAPQGACEFIDLHIPSIVDYGGRYIVATLHSFTNQPYCNLPECFVGWMMRGKPGSGEIFEPSTVSNKIDVTADTEIAVPVILDLVERKIIWTDLSLTRHPHYYNNVEGNQKGMVLIGKAMTDLRKPDLYDLFRLHAKARGELVDTADQADAIFSVEKGVTPFDIERIMAEYVV, encoded by the coding sequence ATGAACAATACCATCTATCTGCGCAGAGCAAACAAACTGATTATAAATGAAGGAAAAGGGCCGGACCGGCTTCCGAAGGCTCATTTGGCAACAGCCATCAAAAATATGGAGACACTTGGATTTACCTTCTCGCGCCCTTTGATACGCGCTTTGTGTACCTTATCCAAAGAGCAGTTCGAAGCAGTATACGATCAAATGATTGCAGACTTAAGGGTAATGGCAGGTGCGCATGTGAAATACTGTCCGATGTACCCGGCGTTCCCAATGCAGGTCATGCAGGCGGATGATGCGGAGCTGTATCTGAATGCCGTTTATCACTACCTTACCCTGGATCTGCCTGAGCATGGGGCTGCAGACAGACCGGCATTGCTGGATCAGATAAATCTGAAAGTGATTGATCTGGGAAGCGCAGCGGAGCTGCATGCCCTGATAAGCCAGCTTATACAGGCCAAGGGATCGATCTCCGAAACAGACAAACAAGACATAGATACCGTTCTGGAGTCCGCAGATCCCGATGCAATACATGAGATTCTTCCGTCCGAGATTCCATTCAAGGAGAATGCCGGATTCGTAGCTGCTTCCTTATTGAAGCATGAGAAGGCCAACGTAGAGCAGATTGGACAATATTTTACAACCGCTACGGATGTGCTTCGTTTGGCTGTGGCCTGGTCGGATGGCGATGTCAGTCTGGCTGAAGCCACGCGGTTCCGTAAATTCAAGCGCCGCGAGAGACGGTTGCTGCTTGGACTGCTGGAACGCTGCCACCCTATTACAGAAGATATGCTGAGATATAAGGAGCGCTGGATTCGGTTAGGTGAAATCCTGCATCCCTCTGAATATAAGCACCGGTATATGCGCTGTGAGGAAGCTTTTGCTATTTTACGCAATAATAAACCCTTTACGACCTTTAACGGAAGCGTAGAACTTGCATTCCAGTATCGTCAGATCTGGACGTTGATCGATCTGTTGATGCAGCGTCCGGGTGAATTTGCCAGAAGATTGGATCAATTATTGCGGTCAACCGAATATACGGAGTATGTCGTGCTGGCATTTGGTGAAGTGGCCAATCAAGTATCGACGCCTGTATTGCTTCAAGTGCAAAATCATTTTGCCCGCCGCCATGAGCCGCATGAGCTGCGTGTCTTTTTCCCTAAAGGAAATGTTGCCAAGGCCTTTGCTGTTCCCGATACTCTCCCGGAGATTGATGAAGCGGCATGCCAAGACCTTGTGCAATTGTGCGAACGGGTGCTTATAGAGAGGTTCTCCCTGCTCCCCCCTCTGGGAAGGGTATATGTCGATGAACGATTGCAGGATTATCATGTGCCGTTCTCCCAAAGGTCGGCAAGTAAAGCACTGCATACGATTGTCCGGGGAAGCCGTGTGCCGATGATGGAGGGGGACACTGTCCGTTTCTTCAGCTGGTGGAAAGAGGGGACGGTGAACGGTACGCCTACAGGCCGTGTAGATATTGACCTGTCCGCTGTCTTGTATGATCACAATTGGCAGTATGTTGAGCATATCTCTTATACGAATCTACGGTCCTCCAAATACAAAGCCGTCCACAGCGGAGATATCGTATCAGCCCCTCAAGGCGCATGCGAATTCATTGATCTGCATATTCCCTCCATCGTCGATTATGGCGGACGTTATATTGTGGCAACTCTCCATTCTTTCACTAACCAACCCTACTGTAACTTGCCGGAGTGCTTTGTGGGCTGGATGATGCGCGGGAAACCCGGCTCCGGTGAGATCTTTGAGCCTTCTACGGTTAGCAATAAAATCGATGTCACCGCTGACACGGAGATTGCCGTTCCCGTTATCCTGGACCTGGTAGAACGCAAGATCATCTGGACGGATCTTTCTCTGACCAGACACCCTCATTACTACAATAATGTGGAGGGGAACCAAAAAGGCATGGTCCTGATAGGTAAAGCTATGACTGATTTACGGAAACCCGATCTCTATGATTTATTCCGCCTCCATGCTAAGGCAAGAGGGGAACTAGTAGATACTGCGGATCAGGCTGATGCGATATTTTCGGTGGAAAAAGGTGTTACGCCATTCGATATCGAGCGGATTATGGCTGAGTATGTGGTTTGA
- a CDS encoding response regulator transcription factor yields the protein MNQAAILLVDDEESIIGLIKTVLYKEGFTDIDSAGTGEAAILACQSKVYDLIVLDVMLPGRSGIEICPFLRQTTNAPVLFLSARVSDFDKLTGFAVGGDDYMTKPFNPLELVARIRSQLRRYLGRVGGPEPVQDNAPHKQPSPVNAGQGRQPFEHNLRYDFGRFQVDEAAGELRVEGEVVACPALVFQLLLFFCKHPNRLFTKSELYERVWGEGALSDDNTVMVHIHRIRERIELEPANPVFLVNVRGLGYKLVQHSGRDKEQA from the coding sequence ATGAATCAGGCTGCCATTCTGCTCGTCGATGACGAAGAGTCCATTATCGGGCTGATCAAGACGGTGCTGTACAAAGAAGGATTTACGGATATAGATTCGGCAGGGACAGGGGAAGCCGCAATTCTGGCCTGCCAGAGCAAGGTGTATGACCTGATCGTACTGGATGTGATGCTGCCGGGACGCAGCGGTATTGAGATTTGTCCTTTTCTGCGGCAGACCACAAATGCGCCTGTACTGTTCCTTTCTGCGCGTGTTTCGGATTTTGACAAGCTTACCGGCTTTGCTGTTGGCGGCGATGATTATATGACCAAGCCGTTCAATCCGCTGGAGCTGGTGGCCCGGATCCGCTCGCAGCTGCGCCGCTACCTGGGTAGGGTGGGCGGCCCTGAACCGGTTCAAGATAACGCTCCCCATAAACAGCCTTCCCCGGTCAATGCCGGACAAGGGCGACAGCCGTTTGAGCATAATCTCCGTTATGATTTTGGACGGTTTCAGGTGGATGAGGCGGCGGGTGAACTGAGAGTAGAAGGGGAGGTAGTCGCCTGTCCGGCGCTGGTGTTCCAACTGCTGCTGTTCTTCTGCAAGCATCCCAACCGGCTGTTCACCAAAAGCGAGCTGTACGAACGGGTATGGGGCGAAGGCGCGCTTAGTGACGATAACACGGTCATGGTGCATATTCACCGGATCCGGGAACGCATTGAGCTGGAGCCGGCAAACCCCGTATTTCTGGTCAATGTCAGAGGACTGGGATATAAGCTGGTGCAGCACAGCGGGAGGGACAAGGAACAGGCATGA